The Pongo abelii isolate AG06213 chromosome 11, NHGRI_mPonAbe1-v2.0_pri, whole genome shotgun sequence genome includes a window with the following:
- the NPPC gene encoding C-type natriuretic peptide codes for MHLSQLLACALLLTLLSLRPSEAKPGAPPKVPRTPPGEELAEPQAAGGGQKKGDKAPGGGGANLKGDRSRLLRDLRVDTKSRAAWARLLQEHPNARKYKGANKKGLSKGCFGLKLDRIGSMSGLGC; via the exons ATGCATCTCTCCCAGCTGCTGGCCTGCGCCCTGCTGCTCACGCTGCTCTCACTCCGGCCCTCCGAAGCCAAGCCCGGGGCGCCGCCGAAG GTCCCGCGAACCCCGCCGGGAGAGGAGCTGGCCGAGCCGCAGGCTGCGGGCGGCGGTCAGAAGAAGGGCGACAAGGCTCCCGGGGGCGGGGGCGCCAACCTCAAGGGCGACCGGTCGCGACTGCTCCGGGACCTGCGCGTGGACACCAAGTCGCGGGCAGCGTGGGCCCGCCTTCTGCAAGAGCACCCCAACGCGCGCAAATACAAAGGAGCCAACAAGAAGGGCTTGTCCAAGGGCTGCTTCGGCCTCAAGCTGGACCGAATCGGCTCCATGAGCGGCCTGGGATGTTAG